The following are encoded in a window of Mycolicibacterium tusciae JS617 genomic DNA:
- a CDS encoding arabinosyltransferase domain-containing protein gives MRNDVRTARWVAMIAGLIGFVLSVATPLLPVVQTTATLEWPQAGQLNNVTAPLISLTPVSMTATVPCEVIRSMPPSGGMVLGTAPKNGKQAALQSLFVTVSAQRVDITDRNVVVASVPRARVASPDCQRIEITSSEAGTFATFVGLRKADGTEQYTGFADPNLRPQIVGVFTDLTGPAPPGLSVSAVVDTRFTTHPTVLKLSAMVLAIIATIIALVALWRLDQVDGRRMTRVIPSRWRTFSATDVVVVGGFMLWHIIGANSSDDGYQLQMARIAGHAGYMSNYFRWFGSPEDPFGWYYNLLALMTSVSDSSIWIRLPDLVCGIVCWLLLSREVLPRLGPAVASSRAAVWAAGLVLLGAWMPFNNGLRPEGQIATGALITYVLIERAIASGRMTPAALATLTAAFTLGIQPTGLIAVAALLAGGRPLLRILVRRHRLVGTWPLVLPMLAAGTVILTVVFADQSIATVLEATRIRTSVGPAQEWWTENLRYYYLILPTVDGSLSRRFGFLMTALALFASLFILLRRKRVPGVARGPAWRLIGTIFGTIFFLQFAPTKWVHHFGLFAAVGAAMAALATVLVSRMVLRASRNRMAVVAAVLFVLALCFATTNGWWYVSSYGVPFNNAMPKIGPITVSTIFFALFALAAIWATFLHFADRRWGEDRVTRAITAAPIPVAAGFMVLVFVGSMLTGVVRQYPTYSNAWANLRAFTGGCGLADDVLVEPDPNDGFLKALPGDYGPLGPLGGLGPTGFTPGGVPEKIVAETIRMSLPMPGTDYDWDQPTKRKTPGINGSTVPLPYGLDPARVPLAGSYVQGPQQQSRLTSAWYELPPRQDAHPLVVVTAAGTITGDSVFNGRTEGQTVELEYALPGPDGAPVPGGRLVPYDLGPAPSWRNLRFPRDQIPADAIAVRVVAEDVSLTEGDWIAVTPPRVPELRSVQEYVGSDQPVLMDWAVGLAFPCQQPMLHANGVTEIPKFRITPDYNAKRKDTDTWQDGLNGGLLGISDLLLRAHVMATYLSRDWGRDWGSLRKFDTIVEAEVAQLQFGTATRSGLYSPGHIRIKP, from the coding sequence ATGAGAAATGACGTCAGGACTGCCCGCTGGGTGGCGATGATCGCCGGGCTCATCGGCTTCGTGCTCTCGGTCGCGACCCCGCTGCTGCCGGTGGTGCAGACCACGGCGACGCTAGAATGGCCACAAGCCGGGCAGCTGAACAACGTGACCGCGCCACTGATCTCACTCACACCGGTATCCATGACGGCGACGGTTCCCTGCGAGGTCATCCGTTCGATGCCACCGTCGGGCGGAATGGTGCTCGGCACCGCACCCAAGAACGGTAAACAGGCCGCGCTGCAGTCGCTGTTCGTCACGGTCTCTGCGCAGCGGGTCGACATCACCGATCGCAACGTCGTGGTGGCCAGTGTGCCGCGGGCGCGGGTCGCATCCCCAGACTGCCAGCGCATCGAGATCACCTCCTCGGAGGCGGGCACATTCGCGACCTTCGTCGGGCTGCGTAAAGCCGACGGCACTGAGCAGTACACCGGCTTCGCCGATCCCAACCTGCGGCCTCAGATTGTCGGTGTGTTCACCGATCTGACCGGTCCGGCACCTCCGGGATTGTCGGTGTCGGCGGTCGTCGACACTCGGTTCACCACGCATCCAACAGTTTTGAAGCTCTCGGCGATGGTGCTGGCGATCATCGCCACGATCATCGCTCTGGTCGCGCTCTGGCGATTGGACCAGGTCGACGGCAGACGGATGACGCGCGTCATCCCGTCGCGGTGGCGGACTTTTTCCGCCACCGATGTGGTGGTAGTGGGCGGCTTCATGCTGTGGCACATCATCGGCGCGAACTCGTCCGACGACGGTTACCAACTGCAGATGGCGCGCATCGCGGGTCACGCCGGCTACATGTCGAACTACTTCCGATGGTTCGGCAGTCCCGAGGATCCGTTCGGCTGGTACTACAACCTGCTCGCGCTGATGACCAGCGTCAGCGATTCGAGTATCTGGATCCGCCTGCCCGATCTGGTGTGCGGAATCGTGTGCTGGCTGTTGCTATCTCGCGAGGTGCTACCGAGATTGGGTCCTGCGGTGGCGTCGAGCCGCGCGGCGGTGTGGGCCGCGGGCCTGGTTCTGCTTGGCGCCTGGATGCCGTTCAACAACGGCCTGCGGCCCGAGGGGCAGATCGCCACCGGCGCCCTCATCACCTACGTGCTGATCGAGCGCGCCATCGCCTCGGGACGGATGACACCCGCGGCGCTGGCCACGCTGACCGCCGCGTTCACCCTTGGCATCCAGCCGACCGGGCTGATCGCCGTCGCCGCGTTGTTGGCCGGCGGCAGACCGCTCCTGCGGATCCTGGTGCGCAGGCACCGCCTCGTCGGCACGTGGCCGTTGGTGTTGCCGATGCTGGCCGCGGGAACCGTGATCCTGACGGTCGTCTTCGCCGACCAGTCGATCGCAACCGTGCTGGAGGCCACCAGAATCCGCACCTCCGTCGGGCCCGCTCAGGAATGGTGGACGGAGAACCTGCGCTACTACTACCTGATCTTGCCGACGGTCGACGGCTCGTTGTCGCGGCGCTTCGGGTTCCTGATGACTGCACTGGCACTGTTCGCATCGTTGTTCATCCTGTTGCGGCGCAAGCGTGTTCCCGGCGTCGCGCGCGGGCCCGCGTGGCGACTGATCGGCACGATCTTCGGCACGATCTTCTTCCTACAGTTCGCCCCCACCAAGTGGGTGCACCACTTCGGCCTGTTCGCCGCGGTGGGCGCCGCCATGGCGGCGCTGGCGACGGTGCTGGTGTCCCGAATGGTGCTGCGCGCCTCGCGTAACCGGATGGCGGTGGTGGCGGCCGTATTGTTCGTGCTCGCATTGTGTTTCGCGACCACCAATGGGTGGTGGTACGTGTCGAGCTACGGCGTCCCGTTCAACAACGCGATGCCGAAGATCGGCCCGATCACCGTCAGCACGATCTTCTTCGCGCTGTTCGCCCTCGCGGCGATCTGGGCGACCTTCCTGCACTTTGCGGACCGCCGTTGGGGTGAAGATCGCGTCACGCGAGCCATCACCGCCGCACCGATTCCCGTCGCGGCGGGATTCATGGTGCTGGTGTTCGTGGGATCGATGCTCACCGGCGTGGTGCGCCAATACCCGACGTACTCCAACGCCTGGGCCAACCTGCGCGCCTTCACCGGCGGATGCGGTCTTGCCGACGACGTTCTGGTAGAGCCCGATCCCAACGACGGCTTCCTGAAGGCGTTGCCCGGTGATTACGGTCCGCTGGGTCCGCTGGGCGGCCTCGGGCCGACGGGATTCACCCCCGGCGGGGTGCCGGAAAAGATTGTCGCCGAGACGATCCGGATGAGCCTGCCGATGCCCGGCACCGACTACGACTGGGATCAGCCCACGAAACGCAAGACGCCGGGCATCAACGGCTCGACCGTCCCACTGCCCTACGGTCTCGACCCCGCACGGGTTCCGCTGGCCGGCAGCTACGTTCAAGGCCCCCAACAACAGAGCCGGTTGACATCGGCGTGGTACGAACTGCCACCGCGGCAGGACGCACACCCCCTCGTGGTTGTCACAGCCGCGGGCACCATCACCGGCGACAGCGTGTTCAACGGCCGGACCGAGGGGCAGACCGTCGAACTGGAGTACGCGCTGCCCGGACCGGACGGCGCCCCCGTACCAGGCGGTCGGCTGGTGCCCTACGACCTGGGGCCGGCTCCGTCGTGGCGCAACCTGCGGTTCCCCCGTGACCAGATTCCCGCCGATGCGATCGCGGTACGCGTAGTGGCCGAGGATGTTTCGCTCACTGAGGGCGACTGGATCGCGGTCACCCCGCCGCGGGTTCCCGAGCTTCGGTCGGTGCAGGAGTACGTCGGATCCGATCAGCCCGTTCTGATGGATTGGGCGGTCGGGCTGGCGTTCCCGTGCCAGCAGCCGATGCTGCACGCCAACGGGGTCACCGAAATTCCCAAGTTCCGGATCACGCCCGACTACAACGCTAAACGCAAGGACACCGACACCTGGCAGGACGGCCTCAACGGCGGCCTGCTGGGCATCAGCGACCTCCTGCTGCGCGCCCATGTGATGGCGACCTACCTGTCGAGGGACTGGGGCCGCGACTGGGGCTCACTGCGTAAGTTCGACACGATAGTAGAAGCCGAGGTTGCGCAGCTTCAGTTCGGCACCGCCACGCGCAGCGGCCTGTACTCCCCTGGACACATCAGGATCAAGCCGTGA
- a CDS encoding arabinosyltransferase domain-containing protein: protein MPRDEEERTHRFARLIAVVAGIAGMLLCGLVPLLPVKQTTATILWPQASGPDGLITDITAPLVSGAPLALDISIPCQAIATLPDAGGLVVSTVPTRGIDASRNGMFVRATDDVVVVAVRDSVAAVAPRPAVESGACSTLHLWANPGEVGADFIGIPGAAGTLSAEKKPQVAGVFTDLKVAAQTGLSGRIDIDTRFITSPTPLKLAAMVLGVVCVIASMVAMGVLDRRSSRRVAHAWRRFWRVGWATWLADIGVVGTLLLWHLIGALSSDDGYNLTIARVSADAGYTANYYRFFGATEAPFDWYQSVLAQLAAISTASVWMRIPATLAGIGAWLILSRWVLPRLGRRLAANRVTVWTAAAVFLAAWLPFNNGLRPEPLIAFGVIAAWALVEYAIGTRRLLPYAVAIVVAVFSVTLAPQGLIAVAPLLVGARAVVRIIRSRRAVDGLVAPLATLLSAAALIFVVVFRDQTLATVAESARIKYVVGPTIAWYQEFLRYYFLTVEDSVDSSLTRRFAVLVLLLCLFGMLTVLLRRSVVPGMARGPVWRLIGTTAIGLLLLTFTPTKWGIQFGAFAALVGALGAVTAFSFARVGLHSRRNVALYVTGLLFVLAWATSGINGWFYVGNYGVPWFDKQPVIAGIPVLTIFLVLAILSGLLAGWLHFRMDYTGHVEVANTGRNRALASTPLLVVAVIMVVLEVGSLAKGAAQRYPVYTTAKANVAALMSGLSSTSCSMADDVLVEPDTNAGMLQAVPGQRVGEYGPLGGEDPVGFTPTGVSDTLEPAEPVTANPGLVNSDGSPNEPNVGIGYAAGTGGGYGPVGVNGSNAFLPFGLDPKRTPVMGSYDENTVAAKVTSAWYELPPRTPDRPLVTVAAAGAIWYFEEDGSFNYGQSLKLQWGVHRPDGSYQALGEVQPIDIFPQKAWRNLRFPLSWAPPEANVARIVADDPNLSDDQWFAFTPPRVPVLETAQQLLGSETPVMLDIATAANFPCQRPFSERLGVAELPEYRIQPNFKQIVSSSNMWQSAQDGGPFLFIQALLRTTAVPSYLRDDWYRDWGSIERYDRVVPSSQAPDADVEQGTKRVFGWSRNGPIRALP, encoded by the coding sequence GTGCCACGCGATGAGGAGGAGCGGACCCACCGGTTCGCGCGCCTGATCGCCGTCGTCGCAGGCATCGCGGGGATGCTGCTGTGCGGCCTGGTTCCGCTGCTGCCGGTCAAGCAGACCACCGCCACCATCCTGTGGCCACAGGCGTCCGGTCCCGACGGGCTGATCACCGATATCACCGCGCCGCTGGTGTCCGGCGCACCGCTGGCCCTCGACATCTCCATCCCCTGTCAGGCCATCGCCACCCTGCCCGATGCGGGCGGTCTGGTGGTGTCCACCGTGCCGACGAGGGGTATCGACGCCAGCCGTAACGGCATGTTCGTCCGCGCCACCGACGACGTCGTGGTGGTCGCGGTCCGAGACTCCGTCGCCGCCGTCGCGCCCCGGCCCGCCGTCGAGTCCGGTGCGTGCAGCACGCTGCACCTCTGGGCCAACCCGGGCGAGGTCGGTGCCGACTTCATCGGCATCCCCGGTGCGGCGGGCACCCTGTCGGCCGAAAAGAAGCCACAGGTCGCGGGGGTCTTCACCGATCTGAAGGTGGCGGCGCAAACGGGCCTGTCGGGGCGCATCGACATCGACACCCGGTTCATCACCTCACCGACCCCCCTCAAGCTGGCCGCGATGGTGCTCGGCGTCGTGTGCGTGATCGCCTCGATGGTGGCCATGGGCGTGCTCGACCGGCGTTCTTCGAGGCGCGTCGCCCATGCCTGGCGACGATTCTGGCGGGTGGGGTGGGCCACGTGGCTGGCCGACATCGGCGTGGTCGGGACACTGCTGCTCTGGCACCTCATCGGTGCGCTGTCCTCGGACGACGGCTACAACCTGACCATCGCGCGAGTCTCCGCCGACGCCGGCTACACCGCGAACTACTACCGCTTCTTCGGCGCCACTGAGGCGCCCTTCGACTGGTATCAGTCCGTGCTCGCGCAGCTCGCGGCGATCAGCACCGCCAGTGTGTGGATGCGCATTCCGGCGACCCTCGCCGGTATCGGCGCCTGGCTGATCCTGAGCCGCTGGGTGCTGCCCCGCCTCGGCAGGCGGCTCGCGGCAAACCGCGTCACCGTCTGGACAGCCGCAGCGGTGTTCCTGGCGGCGTGGCTGCCGTTCAACAACGGGCTGCGCCCCGAGCCGCTGATCGCGTTCGGTGTCATCGCCGCGTGGGCGCTGGTCGAGTACGCGATCGGCACCAGGCGCCTGCTGCCCTACGCGGTCGCCATCGTGGTGGCCGTGTTCTCGGTGACGCTGGCGCCGCAGGGCCTGATCGCGGTGGCGCCCCTGCTTGTCGGTGCCCGCGCCGTCGTCCGGATCATCCGTAGCCGTCGGGCGGTCGACGGTCTGGTGGCCCCGCTGGCCACCCTGCTTTCCGCCGCGGCGCTGATCTTCGTGGTCGTGTTCCGCGACCAGACCCTGGCCACCGTCGCCGAGTCGGCCCGCATCAAATACGTCGTCGGCCCGACCATCGCGTGGTACCAGGAATTCCTGCGCTACTACTTCCTCACCGTCGAGGACAGCGTCGACTCGTCACTGACGCGTCGCTTCGCGGTGCTGGTGCTTCTGCTGTGCCTATTCGGCATGCTGACCGTCCTGTTGCGCCGCAGCGTGGTCCCCGGCATGGCCCGCGGCCCGGTATGGCGGCTGATCGGTACGACGGCCATCGGGCTTCTGCTGCTGACGTTCACCCCGACGAAGTGGGGCATACAGTTCGGTGCGTTCGCCGCCCTGGTCGGTGCGCTCGGCGCGGTCACCGCGTTCTCGTTCGCGCGGGTGGGGCTGCACAGCCGACGCAACGTCGCGCTATATGTGACCGGGCTGCTTTTCGTATTGGCCTGGGCGACATCGGGTATCAACGGCTGGTTCTACGTCGGCAACTACGGGGTGCCGTGGTTCGACAAACAGCCGGTGATCGCCGGGATCCCGGTTCTGACCATCTTCCTGGTGCTGGCGATCCTGTCAGGCCTGCTGGCCGGATGGCTGCACTTCCGCATGGATTACACGGGCCACGTCGAGGTCGCCAACACCGGCCGCAACCGGGCACTGGCGTCGACGCCACTGCTGGTGGTCGCCGTCATCATGGTGGTGCTCGAGGTCGGCTCACTGGCCAAGGGGGCCGCCCAGCGCTACCCCGTGTACACCACCGCCAAGGCCAACGTCGCCGCGCTCATGTCGGGTTTGTCCTCCACCAGCTGCTCGATGGCCGACGACGTCCTTGTCGAACCGGACACCAATGCCGGGATGCTGCAGGCGGTTCCGGGCCAGCGCGTGGGCGAGTACGGCCCGCTCGGCGGCGAGGATCCGGTCGGGTTCACCCCCACCGGCGTCAGTGACACGTTGGAGCCCGCCGAACCCGTCACCGCCAACCCCGGCCTGGTGAACTCCGACGGCTCCCCCAACGAACCGAACGTCGGAATCGGCTACGCGGCGGGCACCGGTGGCGGCTACGGCCCCGTCGGTGTCAACGGATCCAACGCATTCCTGCCGTTCGGCCTCGACCCCAAGCGAACGCCGGTGATGGGCAGCTACGACGAGAACACCGTTGCGGCCAAGGTCACTTCGGCGTGGTACGAACTGCCGCCGCGGACTCCCGATCGCCCGCTCGTCACGGTCGCCGCCGCGGGCGCCATCTGGTATTTCGAGGAGGACGGCTCCTTCAATTACGGGCAGTCGCTGAAACTGCAGTGGGGTGTGCATCGGCCCGACGGCAGCTACCAGGCGCTGGGCGAGGTGCAGCCCATCGATATCTTCCCCCAGAAGGCTTGGCGCAATTTGCGTTTCCCGCTGTCGTGGGCGCCGCCGGAGGCCAACGTCGCGCGCATCGTCGCCGACGACCCGAACCTGTCCGACGACCAGTGGTTCGCATTCACCCCGCCGCGGGTTCCCGTGCTCGAAACAGCACAACAACTGCTCGGGTCGGAGACTCCGGTGATGTTGGACATCGCGACGGCGGCGAACTTCCCGTGCCAGCGGCCGTTCTCCGAACGGCTCGGCGTCGCCGAGTTGCCGGAATACCGCATCCAGCCCAACTTCAAGCAGATCGTGTCGTCATCGAACATGTGGCAGTCCGCGCAGGACGGTGGACCGTTCCTGTTCATTCAGGCACTGCTCCGCACGACGGCCGTCCCGAGCTACCTGCGTGACGACTGGTATCGCGACTGGGGTTCGATCGAGCGCTACGACCGGGTGGTGCCGTCATCGCAGGCCCCGGACGCCGACGTCGAACAGGGCACAAAGCGCGTCTTCGGGTGGAGTCGCAACGGACCGATCAGGGCCTTGCCATGA
- a CDS encoding arabinosyltransferase domain-containing protein, with amino-acid sequence MTGDGATGANHRTARIIAIVAGLVGAALALATPLLPVTQTTAQLNWPQNGVLQSVDAPLIGYVATDLEISVPCSAVAGLAGPQNRGRTVLLSTVPKQAPKAIDRGLLIERVNNELLVIVRNTPVVSAPLNQVLSPACQELTFTAQADKVTGEFVGLVKAPDSDDPGAPLRGERGGYDFRPQIVGVFTDLSGPAPPGLEFSATLDTRYSSSPTLLKLLAMIIGVAMTIIALGALHVLDTADGRSVKRFLPPRWWSVKPLDGVVTFVLVWWHFVGANTADDGYILTMARVSEHAGYMANYYRWFGTPEAPFGWYYDLLALWAHISTNSVWMRLPTLAMALACWWVISREVLPRLGHAVKTSQAAAWTAAGLFLAFWLPLNNGLRPEPIIALGILLTWCSVERGVATSRLLPVAIAIIIGALTLFSGPTGIAAIGALLVAVGPLKTIVAAHTSRFGYLALLAPILAAGTVTIFLIFRDQTLIGELQANTFKSAVGPSLSWFDEHIRYERLFTTSPDGSVARRFAVLTLLLTLAVSVAMSLRKYRIPGTALGPSRRIIGITVISFLALMFTPTKWTHHFGVFAGLAGSLGALAAVAVTAVAMRSRRNRSVFAAAVLFVMALSFATVNGWWYVSNFGVPWSNEFPEWQFGFTTILLGFSVLALLLAAWFHFSGRDVSPPGPPARWQRIIQSPLAIATWVIVVFEVGSLTLAMVDQYPAWSVGRSNLEAVAGKTCGMASDVLVEQDPNSAILTPVDVPVGDALGAVTAEGFGPNGIPSDVSADEVLSGPGTATNFADTPEADETAGEAGTEGGTTAAAGVNGSRARLPYGLDPATTPVLGSWRAGSQQQPAELRSAWYRLPPRDDAGPLLVVAAAGRFDPGEVTLQWADDEQAANDEAGGGVGFADVGAVPAWRNLRAPMAAIPPEATQVRLVATDDDLNPQHWIALTPPRIPQLRTLQDVVGTEDPVLLDWLVGLAFPCQRPFGHQYGVAEVPKWRILPDRFGAEANSPVMDYLGGGPLGITELLVRATTVPSYLKDDWFRDWGALQQLTPWYPNAQPARLELGTATRGGLWSPAPLRLS; translated from the coding sequence GTGACCGGAGACGGGGCGACCGGGGCTAACCACCGGACCGCGCGAATCATCGCCATCGTCGCGGGTCTGGTCGGGGCGGCGCTGGCGCTCGCCACCCCCCTGCTACCGGTGACGCAGACCACCGCGCAGCTGAACTGGCCCCAGAACGGCGTACTCCAGAGCGTCGACGCACCGCTGATCGGCTATGTGGCCACCGACCTGGAGATCTCGGTGCCATGCAGCGCGGTGGCCGGCCTGGCCGGCCCCCAGAACCGCGGCCGCACCGTGCTGTTGTCGACGGTGCCCAAGCAGGCACCCAAGGCGATCGACCGCGGCCTGCTCATCGAACGGGTGAACAACGAGCTGCTCGTCATCGTCCGCAACACCCCCGTGGTCAGCGCACCGCTGAACCAGGTCCTCAGCCCGGCATGCCAAGAGCTGACCTTCACCGCACAGGCCGACAAGGTGACGGGCGAATTCGTCGGACTGGTGAAGGCACCAGATTCCGATGATCCCGGCGCACCCCTACGCGGTGAGCGCGGTGGCTATGACTTCCGCCCGCAGATCGTCGGCGTCTTCACCGACCTCTCCGGTCCTGCGCCGCCCGGCCTCGAGTTCTCGGCGACGCTGGACACGCGCTACAGCAGTTCGCCCACGCTCCTGAAACTGCTGGCGATGATCATCGGCGTGGCGATGACGATCATCGCTCTCGGCGCCCTGCACGTTTTGGACACCGCCGACGGCAGATCGGTCAAACGCTTCCTGCCGCCGCGATGGTGGTCGGTCAAACCGCTGGACGGTGTGGTCACCTTCGTGCTGGTGTGGTGGCACTTCGTCGGCGCCAACACTGCCGACGACGGCTACATCCTGACCATGGCGCGAGTGTCCGAACACGCCGGATACATGGCGAACTACTACCGATGGTTCGGCACTCCCGAAGCCCCGTTCGGCTGGTACTACGACCTGCTGGCCCTGTGGGCGCACATCAGCACCAACAGCGTCTGGATGCGGCTGCCCACGCTGGCGATGGCGCTCGCATGCTGGTGGGTGATCAGTCGCGAGGTGCTGCCGCGGCTGGGCCATGCCGTCAAGACCAGTCAGGCCGCGGCGTGGACGGCGGCGGGACTGTTCCTGGCGTTCTGGCTGCCGCTGAACAACGGCCTGCGTCCCGAACCCATCATCGCGCTCGGGATCCTGCTGACCTGGTGTTCGGTGGAACGCGGGGTGGCCACCAGCAGGTTGCTACCGGTGGCGATCGCCATCATCATCGGTGCGCTGACGTTGTTCTCCGGACCCACCGGCATCGCCGCGATCGGCGCGCTTCTGGTCGCGGTGGGGCCCCTGAAAACCATTGTCGCGGCGCATACTTCGCGATTCGGTTACCTGGCGCTGCTGGCCCCTATCCTGGCTGCCGGCACGGTGACGATCTTCCTGATCTTCCGCGATCAGACGTTGATCGGCGAACTGCAGGCCAACACGTTCAAGTCCGCCGTCGGCCCGAGCCTGAGCTGGTTCGACGAGCACATCCGCTACGAACGGCTGTTCACCACCAGCCCCGACGGCTCGGTCGCCCGCCGGTTCGCGGTACTCACACTTCTGTTGACACTTGCGGTGTCGGTGGCGATGTCCCTGCGCAAGTACCGGATTCCGGGAACCGCGCTCGGCCCCAGCCGTCGGATCATCGGCATCACAGTCATCTCGTTCCTGGCGCTGATGTTCACCCCGACGAAGTGGACCCATCACTTCGGTGTGTTCGCCGGGTTGGCCGGAAGCCTCGGCGCGCTGGCCGCGGTCGCCGTCACGGCGGTCGCGATGCGCTCGCGCCGCAACCGCTCGGTGTTCGCCGCCGCCGTGCTATTCGTGATGGCGCTGTCGTTCGCGACCGTCAACGGTTGGTGGTACGTCTCCAACTTCGGAGTGCCGTGGTCCAACGAGTTCCCCGAGTGGCAGTTCGGCTTCACCACCATATTGCTGGGCTTCTCAGTCCTCGCACTGCTACTGGCGGCGTGGTTCCACTTCTCCGGCCGCGATGTGTCACCGCCGGGTCCGCCGGCCCGATGGCAGCGCATTATCCAGTCGCCGTTGGCAATTGCGACGTGGGTGATCGTCGTGTTCGAGGTCGGATCGCTGACCCTGGCGATGGTCGACCAGTATCCGGCATGGAGCGTCGGCCGGTCCAACCTCGAGGCGGTGGCGGGCAAGACCTGCGGAATGGCCTCCGACGTGCTCGTCGAACAGGATCCGAACAGTGCCATCTTGACGCCCGTCGACGTCCCGGTTGGCGACGCACTCGGCGCGGTGACCGCAGAGGGCTTCGGGCCCAACGGAATTCCGTCGGATGTATCGGCCGACGAGGTGCTTTCCGGCCCAGGCACCGCCACCAACTTCGCCGACACCCCGGAAGCCGACGAGACCGCGGGCGAGGCGGGCACCGAGGGCGGCACCACCGCCGCGGCCGGTGTCAACGGATCCCGGGCCCGGCTGCCGTACGGCCTCGACCCGGCGACCACACCGGTGCTGGGCAGCTGGCGCGCCGGCAGCCAGCAGCAACCGGCGGAGCTGCGCTCGGCGTGGTACCGGCTGCCGCCCCGAGACGACGCAGGCCCGCTGCTGGTGGTCGCGGCCGCCGGCCGCTTCGACCCCGGCGAAGTCACCCTGCAGTGGGCCGACGACGAACAGGCAGCCAATGACGAGGCGGGCGGCGGTGTCGGTTTCGCCGACGTCGGCGCGGTGCCGGCCTGGCGCAACCTGCGCGCTCCGATGGCCGCCATTCCCCCCGAGGCCACCCAGGTGCGGCTCGTTGCGACCGACGACGACCTCAATCCACAGCACTGGATCGCGCTGACCCCGCCGCGCATTCCGCAACTGCGCACGCTGCAGGATGTCGTGGGCACCGAGGATCCGGTGCTGCTGGACTGGCTGGTGGGGCTCGCGTTCCCGTGCCAGCGTCCGTTCGGCCACCAGTACGGCGTCGCCGAGGTGCCCAAGTGGCGCATCCTGCCCGACCGGTTCGGCGCTGAGGCCAACTCACCGGTGATGGACTACCTGGGCGGTGGACCGCTGGGCATCACGGAACTGCTCGTGCGGGCCACCACGGTGCCGAGCTATCTGAAGGACGACTGGTTCCGCGATTGGGGCGCGCTGCAACAGCTCACGCCGTGGTATCCGAACGCGCAGCCGGCGCGGCTGGAACTGGGAACCGCCACGCGCGGCGGGCTGTGGAGCCCGGCGCCGCTGCGGCTGTCCTGA